The proteins below are encoded in one region of Planctopirus limnophila DSM 3776:
- the pgm gene encoding phosphoglucomutase (alpha-D-glucose-1,6-bisphosphate-dependent) — protein MGLHQLAGKKAPTEILVDIDRLLQDYHDRQPDLSDPAQRVSFGTSGHRGTSRNGSFTDAHIAAITQAIVEYRTAQGVTGPLYMGRDTHALSTPAQLTAIEVLAANGATTVIHAKNRATPTPVISHAILTQNRGRSSGLADGVVITPSHNPPEDGGFKYNGTNGGPADTDATSVIQDRANEILSSGLKAVKRISLSSAMASGHVTEVDLITPYVNDLGSIIYMDVIQKSGLSIGVDPLGGSSHDYWAPVAEKYGLNLQVVNPIIDPQFAFMTVDHDGKIRMDCSSPWAMASLVSLKDKFGIAFANDPDADRHGIVTPTGGLMNPNSYLAVCIQYLFKHRQNWKSTAGVGKTLVSSAMIDRVAHALGRKLVEVPVGFKWFVSGLFDGSLGFGGEESAGASFLRKDGSVWSTDKDGLILGLLAAEITATTGKDPSQHFAELAAKFGLPEYTRIDQPATLEQKSILKKLSPEDVQATTLAGDLITQRLTSAPGNHAAIGGLKVATDFGWFAARPSGTENVYKIYAESFRDKQHLDRIVSEAREIVSAALAKA, from the coding sequence ATGGGTCTGCATCAATTGGCTGGCAAGAAAGCCCCCACTGAAATTCTTGTCGATATTGACCGCCTCTTGCAGGATTACCATGACCGCCAGCCTGACTTAAGCGATCCTGCCCAGCGGGTCTCCTTTGGAACCAGTGGACATCGGGGAACTTCCCGAAACGGATCGTTCACCGATGCACACATCGCTGCAATCACTCAAGCGATCGTCGAATATCGGACGGCTCAAGGAGTCACGGGCCCGCTTTATATGGGCCGCGATACACATGCCCTCTCGACACCCGCACAATTGACGGCCATCGAAGTCCTCGCCGCCAATGGCGCCACGACGGTCATTCACGCCAAGAATCGTGCCACTCCCACGCCAGTCATTTCCCATGCGATTCTCACTCAGAATCGTGGGCGAAGTTCCGGTCTGGCGGATGGTGTCGTCATCACGCCATCCCACAATCCTCCCGAAGATGGTGGCTTCAAGTACAACGGAACTAATGGCGGACCTGCAGATACCGATGCGACCTCTGTCATTCAGGATCGGGCAAATGAGATTCTTTCCAGTGGCCTCAAAGCCGTAAAGCGGATCTCTTTATCATCCGCCATGGCGTCTGGTCATGTGACTGAAGTCGATCTCATCACTCCCTATGTCAACGATCTGGGGAGCATCATTTATATGGACGTCATTCAGAAAAGCGGCCTCTCGATTGGTGTCGATCCCCTGGGAGGATCATCGCACGATTACTGGGCTCCAGTCGCGGAAAAGTACGGCCTGAATCTGCAGGTGGTGAATCCCATCATCGATCCGCAATTTGCCTTCATGACGGTCGATCATGATGGAAAAATCCGTATGGATTGCTCCAGCCCCTGGGCCATGGCCAGCCTCGTTTCGTTGAAGGACAAATTTGGCATTGCCTTCGCCAACGATCCCGATGCGGACCGCCACGGCATTGTCACACCGACGGGTGGACTGATGAACCCCAACAGCTACCTCGCCGTTTGTATCCAGTACCTCTTTAAGCATCGCCAGAACTGGAAGTCCACAGCGGGTGTCGGAAAAACACTTGTTTCCAGTGCGATGATCGACCGTGTCGCGCATGCTCTGGGACGCAAACTCGTCGAAGTCCCTGTCGGTTTCAAGTGGTTCGTCAGTGGACTTTTCGATGGCTCCCTCGGTTTTGGTGGTGAAGAAAGTGCCGGTGCCAGTTTCCTGCGAAAAGATGGTTCGGTCTGGTCGACCGATAAAGATGGTCTGATTCTCGGTTTACTGGCCGCAGAAATCACCGCCACGACTGGCAAAGATCCGAGTCAGCATTTTGCCGAACTGGCGGCGAAATTTGGCTTGCCCGAATATACACGCATCGATCAACCAGCGACGCTCGAACAGAAGTCGATCCTCAAGAAACTCTCTCCCGAGGATGTACAGGCCACGACATTGGCTGGCGATCTCATCACGCAGCGTTTGACTTCCGCACCTGGTAATCATGCTGCGATCGGTGGCCTGAAAGTCGCGACTGATTTCGGCTGGTTTGCCGCCCGCCCATCCGGTACAGAGAACGTCTACAAGATTTACGCCGAGAGCTTTCGCGACAAGCAACATCTCGATCGAATTGTCAGCGAAGCCCGCGAGATTGTCTCGGCTGCCTTGGCCAAGGCATAA
- the ilvB gene encoding biosynthetic-type acetolactate synthase large subunit: MAIVERPQTKTQTINGAEILVRGLIRQGVDVIFAYPGGCSMPLHQALTFHTDEIRTILPRHEQGGGFAAQGVARTTGEVGVCMATSGPGATNLVTAIADAKMDSIPLVAITGQVPTTVIGTDAFQETPIVEICRAITKAHYLITDVRDTARIVKEAFYIARTGRPGPVLIDFPKNVQLATIDEEPDLDPPMNLPGYHPEIRKPTSSQIREILAAIRESKKPIFYIGGGVVQSDASEEFTKFALKTGIPVATTVMGIGAFPGDHPQSLHMLGMHGTAYSNMAIAEADLLIALGVRFDDRVTGKLDEFAKHGRIIHVDIDPSELHKNKKAHIPIVGNVKDVLHGLNALVSDDDIPEMDAWWRQLNEWRDKYPLKYRDSGDFIIPQYAIDELWRQTKDRDAYVSVGVGQHQMFAAQFYKFSKPRRWLSSSGLGTMGFGLPAAMGVQAAFPDALSIDIDGDGCMLMNVQELATLACEKLPVKILLLNNQHLGMVVQWEDRFHEGNRAHTYLGPIDHPEAVGAGDGTHYEETYPNFVQIAKGFGVEASQVRSKKEFPAALAKMLAYPGPYLLDVLTPYQEHVLPMIPSGKTVKDIILE, translated from the coding sequence GTGGCGATCGTCGAGCGACCGCAGACCAAAACGCAAACCATCAACGGCGCGGAAATTCTGGTGCGGGGGCTAATTCGTCAGGGTGTAGACGTCATTTTCGCCTACCCTGGTGGATGTAGTATGCCGCTGCACCAGGCACTGACCTTCCACACGGACGAGATCCGCACGATCCTCCCGCGTCATGAACAGGGTGGCGGATTCGCCGCACAGGGTGTGGCCCGTACAACCGGTGAAGTCGGCGTGTGTATGGCGACCAGTGGCCCCGGTGCCACGAATCTCGTCACCGCAATCGCTGATGCCAAGATGGACAGCATTCCGCTGGTGGCCATTACCGGTCAGGTGCCAACAACGGTCATCGGCACTGATGCTTTTCAAGAAACACCCATCGTTGAGATCTGTCGAGCGATCACCAAGGCCCATTACCTGATCACCGATGTCCGCGATACTGCACGCATCGTCAAAGAAGCTTTCTATATCGCCCGCACCGGCCGACCCGGGCCTGTGCTTATTGACTTCCCGAAGAACGTGCAGCTCGCGACGATCGACGAGGAGCCTGATCTCGATCCACCGATGAATCTGCCCGGTTACCATCCGGAGATTCGCAAGCCGACCTCTTCTCAGATCCGCGAGATTCTCGCTGCAATCCGTGAATCCAAGAAGCCAATTTTTTACATTGGCGGTGGTGTCGTTCAATCAGATGCTTCCGAAGAGTTCACCAAGTTCGCCCTCAAGACGGGCATCCCGGTGGCCACCACCGTGATGGGGATCGGGGCTTTCCCGGGTGATCATCCGCAGTCGCTGCACATGCTCGGCATGCATGGCACTGCCTACTCGAATATGGCCATCGCTGAAGCCGACCTGCTCATTGCACTGGGCGTGCGATTTGATGATCGCGTCACAGGGAAACTCGACGAGTTCGCCAAGCATGGCCGCATCATCCACGTCGATATCGATCCTTCGGAGCTCCACAAGAACAAAAAAGCTCACATCCCGATTGTTGGGAACGTGAAAGATGTTCTCCATGGGCTGAATGCTCTGGTGAGCGATGATGATATCCCTGAGATGGATGCCTGGTGGCGGCAACTCAATGAATGGCGCGACAAATATCCTTTGAAGTACCGCGATTCAGGTGATTTCATCATCCCGCAATATGCGATTGACGAGCTCTGGCGACAGACGAAAGATCGCGATGCTTACGTCAGTGTGGGGGTGGGTCAGCACCAGATGTTCGCTGCCCAGTTCTACAAGTTCAGCAAGCCCCGCCGCTGGTTGAGCAGCTCGGGTCTGGGAACGATGGGTTTCGGTTTGCCAGCCGCCATGGGTGTTCAGGCCGCCTTCCCCGATGCTTTAAGTATTGATATCGATGGTGATGGCTGCATGCTCATGAATGTTCAGGAGCTGGCCACTCTTGCCTGCGAAAAACTTCCCGTGAAAATTCTCCTGTTGAACAATCAGCACCTGGGGATGGTGGTTCAGTGGGAAGATCGTTTCCATGAGGGGAATCGGGCACACACCTATCTGGGGCCGATCGATCACCCGGAAGCCGTGGGTGCCGGCGATGGAACTCACTACGAAGAAACCTATCCAAACTTTGTGCAGATCGCCAAAGGCTTTGGTGTCGAAGCAAGTCAGGTGCGGAGTAAGAAGGAGTTCCCGGCAGCTCTGGCCAAAATGCTGGCCTACCCAGGTCCCTACCTCCTCGATGTGCTGACACCTTACCAGGAACATGTTTTGCCCATGATTCCCAGTGGCAAAACGGTGAAAGACATCATCCTCGAGTAG
- a CDS encoding tetratricopeptide repeat protein: protein MTLTRETFDTRKSSLELPRTSSEPSGSLAGDVQSSYRLWVWVLLIVVATIFAHGQGLACGYIWDDDAYVEQNKTLRTWQGLWLIWSSPESTPQYYPLVHTTFWIEYHLWGLWPVGYHATNIFLHAITSVLIGRLLVRLQVPGAWLIALLFAVHPLHVESVAWITERKNVLSGLFYFLAATPLLECLGVLPKKKDVTRQQVPIDSGVESFWKKWMLALVLFLAALLSKTVTCTLPAAALLVAWGVRGRLTWRDVKVTAPFFVLGISMGILTAYLEVTHVGATFEYVPLSFWDRLVLAGRIPWFYAFQIVWPQTLIFIYPKWSIDASQPLQWLYPVATLGVLLGTLLFRRQLGRGTFVGIAYFIGTLFPALGFFNVYPMRFSYVADHFAYLASLGIMALGGAGLTLAWQAAARRFQWPSVVPLLGMGLIVMLLAFISRSQTEIYKDVWTLWNATVQANPNATVAQANLGKLLLQRGDIQIALVHIEEAYRQDPILDTNLLNWMTAKIRLQQFSDVRDKCDELNKRLDPHAEFHRLMAMMFLGLNEPSRAEKTFAEGVARFPEDTSLAGDYGAFLIRQGKFSEAESQLRKATAIEPLNGQSWSDLGICLMQVNRPGEALEAFQMATQKSPLMAEGWKNLAQWYLQHGQPGRSLETMRLAHQKLPLELSIVEEYAWQLTHGEIPAEQDAALARLIVNQALAAPGAGSQLKTGGLPTLLRLAQVFLASGDTIAARQLVDRYLKLLPENDAERLTVMELQKKLMQ, encoded by the coding sequence ATGACTTTGACTCGTGAAACCTTTGATACGCGCAAGAGTTCTCTAGAGCTACCTAGAACATCATCTGAACCATCGGGCAGCCTGGCCGGTGATGTTCAAAGCAGTTATCGCCTCTGGGTATGGGTGCTACTCATAGTTGTTGCGACGATTTTCGCTCATGGCCAGGGGTTGGCTTGCGGCTACATCTGGGATGATGACGCTTATGTTGAACAGAACAAGACTTTGCGAACATGGCAGGGGTTGTGGCTCATCTGGAGCAGTCCCGAGAGTACACCACAGTACTATCCGCTGGTTCACACAACCTTCTGGATCGAGTACCACCTGTGGGGTTTATGGCCAGTCGGCTACCACGCAACGAACATTTTCCTCCATGCCATCACCAGTGTTCTGATTGGCCGCCTGCTGGTTCGTTTGCAAGTACCGGGTGCTTGGTTGATTGCGTTACTCTTTGCTGTCCATCCGCTGCATGTAGAATCGGTGGCCTGGATCACCGAACGGAAGAATGTGCTTTCGGGACTGTTCTATTTCCTAGCAGCAACACCACTGCTTGAGTGCCTGGGGGTGCTTCCCAAGAAAAAGGACGTCACGCGACAACAAGTGCCGATCGATTCTGGAGTCGAATCTTTCTGGAAGAAATGGATGCTGGCTCTGGTCCTGTTTCTGGCAGCATTGCTCAGCAAGACGGTGACATGCACACTTCCTGCCGCAGCACTGCTCGTGGCGTGGGGAGTTCGCGGCAGGCTGACCTGGCGGGATGTGAAAGTTACTGCACCGTTCTTTGTGCTGGGGATTTCCATGGGCATACTCACGGCTTATCTGGAAGTGACCCATGTGGGCGCAACGTTCGAATATGTGCCTTTGAGTTTCTGGGATCGACTTGTCCTCGCAGGCCGAATTCCCTGGTTCTATGCATTTCAGATTGTGTGGCCGCAAACGCTGATTTTCATTTACCCCAAGTGGTCCATCGATGCCTCCCAGCCCCTTCAATGGCTGTACCCTGTGGCCACGCTGGGAGTTTTGCTCGGCACGTTACTTTTTAGAAGACAACTTGGCCGAGGAACGTTTGTCGGAATTGCGTACTTTATTGGCACGCTGTTTCCGGCGCTAGGCTTTTTCAATGTTTACCCCATGAGATTCTCTTATGTTGCCGATCACTTCGCCTATCTGGCGAGCTTAGGGATCATGGCTTTGGGAGGTGCCGGCTTAACACTTGCCTGGCAAGCAGCTGCGAGACGCTTCCAATGGCCGAGCGTCGTGCCCCTGCTGGGGATGGGATTGATCGTGATGTTACTCGCGTTCATTTCCCGTTCGCAGACCGAGATCTACAAGGATGTCTGGACATTGTGGAATGCGACCGTCCAAGCCAATCCGAATGCGACTGTCGCACAGGCCAATCTGGGAAAATTGTTGCTGCAAAGAGGTGACATTCAGATCGCTCTGGTGCATATTGAAGAAGCTTACCGGCAGGATCCCATCCTGGACACGAATCTGCTCAACTGGATGACAGCGAAGATCCGGCTTCAGCAGTTTTCGGACGTCCGTGATAAGTGCGACGAACTCAACAAACGTCTTGACCCACATGCTGAGTTCCATCGCTTGATGGCCATGATGTTCCTGGGTCTCAATGAGCCGAGTCGAGCTGAGAAGACCTTTGCGGAGGGAGTCGCACGCTTTCCAGAAGATACTTCGCTGGCGGGCGATTACGGTGCGTTCCTGATCCGGCAAGGCAAGTTTTCAGAGGCCGAGTCGCAACTTCGCAAAGCGACGGCGATTGAACCATTGAATGGGCAGTCGTGGTCGGATCTGGGGATTTGTCTGATGCAAGTCAACAGACCCGGGGAGGCACTGGAAGCGTTTCAGATGGCCACTCAGAAATCGCCTCTCATGGCCGAAGGTTGGAAGAATCTTGCTCAGTGGTACTTGCAGCATGGCCAGCCCGGCAGATCACTGGAGACGATGCGGCTCGCCCATCAGAAGCTCCCGCTCGAACTTTCAATCGTTGAGGAGTATGCATGGCAACTGACCCATGGAGAGATTCCTGCAGAGCAGGATGCTGCTTTGGCCAGGCTGATTGTAAATCAGGCATTGGCTGCACCTGGAGCGGGGTCACAACTTAAAACTGGCGGGCTGCCTACGTTGCTGAGATTAGCGCAGGTGTTTCTCGCATCTGGTGACACGATCGCTGCGCGGCAACTCGTCGATCGATATTTGAAGTTACTGCCGGAAAATGATGCAGAACGACTCACAGTCATGGAATTACAGAAAAAGTTGATGCAGTGA
- a CDS encoding DUF7133 domain-containing protein produces the protein MHGFRVHPDFLIEPFADDKLAHDIYCMTIDPQGRVVVAGPGYIRILIDEDQNGLADKAITVAGEPRNGAQSLVYHGRDLLAVGDRGVLHFEDRDGDDIADGPAKVYLQIKTGGEHDAHSLQKGADGWWYLLAGNMARADSRYVTLKSSPITKPVHGVWMRIRPDMKAAEVLTDGLRNAYDFAFDQHGRAVTFDSDDERDISLPWYRPTRVLELTPTFHMGWESNSWKRPDDWFDSPRVLATAGRGSPTGVLSYQHDAMGESWRNTLFLLDWTYGRLLAIPPHQVTATDKDTRQEPQPPELILTAAPGFGFAPTDMEVGPDGSIYICVGGRGTQGGIYRLRPKQAVSSPQPDSALSPVDKAMQAVLNAPQPLSSWSRAQWIPLARMAGREALLAAALETSRSDAERIRAIEAMTELYGGLKAVELLNLVPDAQASRPVVARAVWSVFRNGELPPVEAIRKVIPAIQQESKSSAGRDADSLVEQSLLEGLLTIEVSQISSSDWKEFSPVIISCLSHSHRLVRTLAARVVARVPEDLLPQIASEAGKRGPKAAIAYAFGWIDRTDALPTRLESSAASVALKVLERSNDIEAQQEAIRLLQKILGGVGGPTDVPPAFLGYVAGANLSTVERQIDQLRVDLARIYLSRTSGNQVELERVLAMIELAHEPVLTKLLSQLSETSNPIDDIHVLAVSACMRVARTSSHREAIISAFLDLDRKIMERKLPRDTYWNDRIRDIYLAHCAIDEMLPVVMAQHPKLGRSHHVLYLSKFPGELFGIALGGFVKQIETDPDYLWTGDVLFLLASANDAKLRELIRKQAQEFRLKSPATIALSEHPEEAERSLFVEGLASPQREVYTASIQALGQLTPTTDAATQLALFTIARRLNTDAQEYRLREQGIGLLERNLQHTENSFVKGEAGFVPQTEALAAWERYLSRLYPEGMASLAGIGQAEQKTLIENWQLARTLAGDSQRGAIVFRNRTCQQCHSGAGLSTSSALGPHLAGAAKRFTRDDLLIAMIDPSRDVSSRYQATLIEHIDGRTLTGMIVYESTDGLLMRNATGQVFRVESKEIENRRPLTTSLMPVGLLNGVSAQDLADLEAYLQLTE, from the coding sequence ATGCATGGATTCAGGGTGCATCCCGACTTTCTGATCGAACCCTTTGCCGATGACAAACTGGCCCATGACATTTACTGCATGACCATCGACCCGCAAGGACGGGTTGTTGTTGCCGGCCCGGGCTACATTCGCATCCTGATCGATGAAGACCAAAACGGCTTAGCAGACAAAGCCATCACCGTTGCCGGCGAGCCTCGCAATGGTGCCCAGAGTCTGGTCTATCATGGGCGAGACCTTCTCGCGGTGGGAGATCGTGGCGTACTTCACTTCGAAGATCGTGATGGTGACGATATTGCCGATGGCCCTGCCAAGGTCTACCTGCAGATCAAGACTGGCGGTGAACATGATGCTCACTCGCTTCAGAAAGGGGCCGATGGCTGGTGGTATCTTCTGGCTGGAAACATGGCCAGGGCCGACAGTCGCTATGTCACGCTCAAATCTTCTCCCATCACCAAACCCGTTCATGGCGTGTGGATGCGGATTCGCCCTGATATGAAAGCCGCTGAGGTTTTGACGGATGGTTTACGTAATGCCTACGACTTTGCCTTTGATCAACATGGCCGGGCGGTCACTTTCGATAGCGATGATGAACGTGACATTTCGCTGCCCTGGTATCGGCCGACCCGCGTGCTTGAGCTGACGCCCACTTTTCATATGGGCTGGGAAAGCAACAGTTGGAAGCGTCCTGACGATTGGTTTGATTCGCCCCGTGTGCTCGCCACAGCAGGCCGCGGTTCCCCCACTGGTGTTCTTTCTTATCAGCACGATGCAATGGGTGAATCATGGCGTAACACATTGTTCCTGCTCGATTGGACCTATGGCCGACTCTTGGCGATACCTCCCCATCAGGTTACAGCAACTGACAAAGATACTCGCCAGGAACCACAGCCCCCCGAATTGATTCTCACTGCAGCACCAGGCTTTGGTTTCGCCCCCACCGATATGGAAGTCGGGCCGGATGGAAGCATTTATATCTGTGTGGGTGGTCGCGGCACACAAGGCGGAATTTACCGCTTACGACCGAAGCAGGCCGTCTCTTCCCCGCAGCCAGACTCGGCGTTATCGCCAGTCGATAAAGCCATGCAGGCGGTTTTGAATGCTCCCCAACCTTTGAGCAGTTGGTCGCGGGCTCAGTGGATTCCACTCGCGCGAATGGCTGGCCGGGAAGCACTTCTGGCGGCAGCGCTGGAGACTTCCAGATCCGATGCCGAGAGAATCCGTGCCATTGAAGCTATGACCGAACTCTATGGCGGGTTGAAAGCCGTCGAACTGCTGAATCTTGTTCCTGATGCTCAAGCCAGTAGGCCTGTCGTGGCCCGGGCGGTCTGGTCCGTCTTCCGTAATGGTGAACTTCCACCGGTCGAGGCGATCCGGAAAGTGATCCCCGCAATACAGCAAGAATCCAAGTCTTCGGCAGGCCGTGATGCAGATAGCCTTGTCGAACAATCTCTACTCGAAGGTTTATTGACAATCGAAGTTTCGCAGATATCGAGTTCTGACTGGAAAGAGTTTTCTCCCGTCATCATCTCCTGCCTGTCTCACTCTCATCGCCTGGTGCGTACTTTGGCAGCACGAGTTGTCGCCAGGGTTCCTGAGGATCTTCTCCCACAGATTGCCAGCGAAGCCGGAAAACGCGGTCCCAAAGCAGCGATCGCGTATGCATTTGGTTGGATCGATCGTACAGATGCTCTGCCAACCAGGCTCGAAAGTTCCGCTGCTTCAGTCGCGTTGAAAGTTCTGGAACGATCCAATGACATCGAAGCTCAACAAGAGGCCATTCGACTTCTGCAAAAAATTCTCGGTGGTGTCGGCGGACCAACGGATGTTCCACCAGCATTTCTCGGATATGTCGCCGGTGCCAATCTCTCGACAGTCGAACGACAGATTGACCAGTTACGAGTTGATCTCGCGAGAATCTACCTGAGTCGCACATCGGGCAATCAGGTCGAACTGGAACGAGTTCTCGCGATGATCGAACTCGCGCACGAACCTGTCCTCACCAAACTCCTCAGCCAACTGAGTGAAACCTCGAACCCGATCGACGATATTCACGTGCTTGCGGTTTCCGCCTGTATGCGAGTCGCTCGTACCAGTAGCCATCGCGAAGCAATTATCAGCGCGTTTCTTGATCTTGATCGAAAGATCATGGAACGCAAACTCCCTCGCGATACTTACTGGAATGACCGCATCCGCGACATTTATCTGGCCCATTGTGCTATTGATGAAATGCTGCCCGTCGTGATGGCACAGCACCCCAAACTGGGCAGGTCTCACCATGTACTCTACCTGAGCAAGTTCCCCGGAGAGTTGTTTGGAATTGCCCTCGGTGGTTTTGTGAAGCAGATCGAAACGGATCCCGATTATCTGTGGACGGGCGATGTGCTCTTCCTTCTTGCATCTGCGAATGACGCCAAGCTTCGAGAACTCATTAGAAAGCAGGCTCAGGAATTTCGATTGAAATCTCCTGCCACGATTGCACTTTCCGAACATCCTGAAGAAGCCGAGCGATCACTTTTTGTGGAGGGATTGGCCTCCCCGCAACGGGAAGTCTATACAGCTTCGATTCAGGCCTTGGGGCAACTCACTCCAACGACTGATGCCGCAACACAACTGGCACTTTTTACGATCGCACGCCGATTGAATACAGATGCTCAGGAATACCGCTTGCGTGAGCAGGGAATTGGTCTTCTGGAGCGGAATCTCCAGCACACCGAAAACTCCTTCGTTAAAGGGGAAGCTGGCTTTGTTCCGCAGACAGAAGCTCTGGCGGCCTGGGAACGATACCTGTCTCGTCTCTATCCAGAGGGAATGGCGAGTCTGGCGGGGATTGGTCAAGCAGAGCAGAAGACGCTGATAGAAAATTGGCAGCTCGCCCGCACTCTCGCTGGCGATTCACAGCGTGGGGCAATCGTCTTCCGCAATCGAACATGCCAGCAATGCCATTCTGGCGCAGGGCTTTCGACATCCAGTGCTCTGGGCCCGCATCTGGCAGGTGCTGCGAAACGTTTCACTCGAGACGATCTGCTGATCGCGATGATTGATCCCAGTCGTGATGTTTCCTCAAGGTATCAGGCCACGCTCATCGAGCATATCGACGGACGGACACTCACAGGCATGATTGTCTATGAATCGACCGATGGCCTACTCATGCGAAATGCCACTGGGCAGGTCTTTCGTGTGGAATCGAAAGAGATCGAGAATCGCCGTCCACTCACGACATCTCTGATGCCAGTCGGCTTACTCAATGGCGTCTCAGCCCAGGATCTCGCCGACCTGGAAGCCTATCTGCAGCTGACTGAATAG
- the malQ gene encoding 4-alpha-glucanotransferase, translating into MDRASGVLLHPTSFPSRFGTGDLGHEAYQFVDWLAAAGQSYWQVLPLNPVDAGYSPYQSPSSFAGNPLLISLEKLVDDELLTREELDQAAIAGADGSGSASFELAFERKMPLLHRAAERFHQLHEDHELRVAFRTFCSAQAGWLDQMALFEALKGANAGRPWTTWTHLVDHWHYPGPEAITVLQEPIFVAKFQQFMFFRQWNELRAYARNRGILIIGDVPIYVAHDSADVWSNRRFFQLNEAGQALQVAGVPPDYFSATGQLWNNPVYDWRALEEDEYRWWARRLQAVMEAVDLVRLDHFRGFEAYWSVPAGHETAEQGTWVPGPGHRLFNALKSQLRIPEGMTRLPIIAEDLGTITAEVDELRLAYGLPGMKVLQFMIAENDPFQPQEFPPESICYTGTHDNDTTVGWFQSHVAPFADRFDRLRQRIEFSSEDIAWDLIAVAWKSRSNIAIAPLQDLLSLPAAARMNTPGTFGASARNWIWQYEPGVLTKDLADRLHRLTMANHRFLGDRPPQF; encoded by the coding sequence ATGGATCGTGCGAGTGGTGTGCTGCTGCATCCGACATCATTTCCCAGTCGTTTTGGTACGGGAGATCTCGGTCATGAGGCCTATCAGTTTGTCGATTGGCTGGCTGCTGCCGGCCAATCGTACTGGCAGGTCCTCCCACTGAATCCTGTCGATGCCGGTTATTCTCCTTATCAAAGTCCCTCTTCGTTTGCTGGCAATCCGCTGCTCATCAGCCTGGAAAAGCTGGTTGACGACGAACTTCTCACGCGAGAGGAACTCGATCAGGCAGCGATTGCCGGCGCCGATGGGAGTGGCAGTGCCAGCTTTGAACTGGCCTTCGAGCGGAAAATGCCATTGCTGCACCGCGCTGCGGAACGGTTTCATCAGCTTCATGAAGACCACGAACTTCGAGTGGCATTTCGAACATTCTGCAGTGCGCAAGCAGGCTGGCTCGATCAGATGGCCTTGTTTGAAGCCCTGAAAGGTGCCAATGCAGGCCGCCCCTGGACGACCTGGACACATCTCGTCGATCATTGGCATTACCCTGGGCCCGAAGCCATCACGGTTCTTCAAGAGCCCATCTTCGTGGCCAAGTTCCAGCAGTTCATGTTCTTCAGGCAGTGGAACGAATTGCGTGCCTATGCCCGAAATAGAGGCATTCTCATCATTGGCGATGTCCCAATTTATGTCGCTCACGACAGTGCCGACGTCTGGTCGAATCGTCGCTTCTTTCAACTCAACGAAGCCGGGCAGGCTCTGCAGGTCGCGGGCGTACCTCCGGACTACTTCTCGGCCACTGGTCAACTCTGGAACAACCCGGTCTACGATTGGCGAGCACTTGAAGAAGACGAGTACCGCTGGTGGGCCAGGCGATTACAAGCCGTTATGGAAGCGGTCGATCTGGTACGGCTGGATCATTTCCGAGGGTTTGAAGCCTATTGGTCAGTTCCCGCAGGCCATGAGACGGCCGAGCAGGGTACATGGGTCCCCGGGCCGGGGCATCGCCTGTTTAATGCTCTCAAGTCGCAACTGCGAATACCCGAAGGGATGACACGCCTCCCGATTATTGCGGAAGATCTCGGCACCATTACTGCTGAGGTTGATGAACTGCGCCTTGCCTATGGTTTACCAGGGATGAAGGTGCTCCAGTTCATGATTGCCGAGAACGATCCTTTCCAGCCTCAAGAATTTCCTCCCGAATCGATTTGCTACACAGGGACTCACGATAACGACACCACGGTCGGTTGGTTCCAGTCACACGTGGCGCCCTTTGCCGATCGCTTCGATCGCCTGCGTCAACGAATCGAATTCTCGAGTGAAGACATTGCGTGGGATCTGATTGCCGTGGCCTGGAAGAGCCGGTCGAATATCGCAATTGCACCCCTTCAAGATCTCCTTTCTCTCCCGGCTGCGGCCCGCATGAATACTCCAGGAACTTTTGGCGCTTCAGCTCGTAACTGGATCTGGCAATACGAACCCGGTGTGCTTACAAAAGACCTTGCTGATCGTTTGCATCGACTGACTATGGCCAATCATCGTTTCCTTGGAGATCGCCCGCCACAATTCTAG